One window of the Oscillatoria salina IIICB1 genome contains the following:
- the rimM gene encoding ribosome maturation factor RimM (Essential for efficient processing of 16S rRNA), whose product MNNEQLADELIEIGTIVAPQGIKGEVRVLVNSDFPERFEQPGMRWLQRPDSSVPQLIELLQGREIPGKNVYVVQLAGVEDRNTAEDLRGCKLLVNKRDRPQLAQDEYHVSDLINLEVYNQLDGKNIGFVIDVFTAGNDLLEVQLHEQWPQKYPPKQTDLANISRRSKRRKFRFKKTKPATILIPFVKDIVTMVDLEKGRLEILPPPGLLEINNS is encoded by the coding sequence ATGAATAACGAACAATTAGCCGATGAATTAATTGAAATTGGCACAATTGTAGCTCCTCAAGGAATTAAAGGAGAAGTGCGAGTGCTGGTCAATTCTGATTTTCCCGAACGTTTTGAACAACCGGGAATGCGCTGGCTGCAACGTCCAGACAGTAGCGTACCCCAATTAATTGAATTACTACAAGGACGAGAAATACCGGGAAAAAATGTTTATGTGGTGCAACTGGCTGGGGTGGAAGATAGAAATACAGCCGAAGATTTAAGAGGTTGTAAATTATTAGTGAATAAACGCGATCGCCCTCAACTCGCTCAGGATGAATATCACGTTTCAGATCTAATTAATCTCGAAGTTTACAATCAGTTAGATGGAAAAAATATTGGTTTTGTTATTGATGTTTTTACGGCAGGAAATGATTTATTAGAAGTACAATTACACGAGCAATGGCCACAAAAATATCCCCCAAAACAAACTGATTTGGCTAATATTTCTCGTCGAAGTAAACGTCGTAAATTTCGTTTCAAAAAGACTAAACCAGCAACTATTTTAATCCCTTTTGTTAAAGATATTGTGACAATGGTGGATCTTGAAAAAGGGCGTTTGGAAATTTTGCCGCCACCAGGATTATTAGAAATAAATAATTCCTAG
- the psbO gene encoding photosystem II manganese-stabilizing polypeptide produces the protein MRRYRVLIVAFLAVCLSVLTACSEGPATATSREQLTYDQILNTGLANTCPQLTETSRGSIAIEPDKSYRLVDLCLEPKEFFVEEEPTNKRREAEFVPGKLLTRYTTSLEQISGQLKLEEDGSLVFIEKGGIDFQPVTVQLPGGEQIPFMFTIKRLVAKSQPGLSAVSTATDFKGEFYVPSYRGNVFLDPKGRGVASGYDNAVALPSQADAEELARANVKRLQGGQGQISLQVAKVDRVTGEIAGTFESEQPSDTDLGADEPEQVKVRGIFYARVEPDFS, from the coding sequence ATGAGAAGGTATCGCGTACTCATTGTTGCCTTCCTAGCTGTATGCCTGAGTGTACTCACAGCTTGTAGCGAAGGACCAGCAACAGCCACCAGCAGAGAGCAACTAACCTACGATCAGATTCTTAATACTGGACTGGCAAATACCTGTCCGCAACTTACAGAAACTAGTCGTGGTTCGATCGCCATTGAACCCGATAAATCTTACCGTTTAGTAGATTTGTGTTTGGAACCGAAAGAATTTTTTGTCGAGGAAGAACCTACTAATAAACGTAGAGAAGCTGAATTCGTGCCTGGAAAATTATTAACCAGGTATACCACTAGCCTTGAGCAAATCAGTGGACAACTGAAATTAGAAGAAGACGGCAGCTTAGTTTTTATCGAAAAAGGTGGTATTGACTTCCAGCCAGTGACAGTTCAACTTCCTGGCGGCGAACAAATACCTTTCATGTTTACGATTAAAAGATTAGTTGCCAAATCTCAGCCCGGTTTGTCAGCAGTCAGTACTGCAACTGACTTTAAAGGTGAGTTTTACGTTCCTTCTTATCGAGGTAACGTTTTCCTCGACCCCAAAGGTCGTGGTGTCGCCAGTGGCTATGACAACGCAGTTGCTTTACCATCTCAAGCAGATGCAGAAGAATTAGCTCGTGCTAACGTGAAACGGCTACAAGGTGGTCAAGGGCAAATCTCCCTGCAAGTGGCAAAAGTCGATCGCGTAACTGGCGAAATTGCCGGAACATTTGAAAGCGAGCAACCTTCGGACACAGATTTAGGTGCTGACGAACCCGAACAAGTAAAAGTTCGTGGCATTTTCTATGCTCGCGTTGAACCTGATTTTTCATAA
- a CDS encoding phosphoglucomutase/phosphomannomutase family protein — translation MPVTVNPIKFGTDGWRGLIAADFTFERVTMLAPLAAKVLADNYGDAAGNNKIIVGYDRRFLAEEFALATAEATQAAGFDVLLSQSYAPTPAFSWAAMAERALGALVITASHNPPGYLGLKVKGAFGGSVSPEVTKQIEALLSRPQPSRKYSGSLQKFEPWSSYCEGLRKKVKIEAIQEAIAYGKLQIFADVMHGAAATGLNRLLGMEIEEINGDRDPLFGGGAPEPLPRHLSALFRKIRSAARNEADGLRVGFVFDGDSDRIAAVDGQGNFLSSQVLIPILIAHLAKRRKMTGEVVKTVSGSDIIPRLAELYGLPLHQTPIGYKYIADRMQTTQVLVGGEESGGIGYGNHIPERDALMSALYLLEAIVESGKDLGALYAQLQEKTNFNFAYDRLDLPLASMDVRGKLLARLQNEPMKTVAGKQVIDCLDIDGYKFRLADNSWLLIRFSGTEPVLRLYCEAPNLTEVRKTLTWAKNWANS, via the coding sequence ATGCCAGTCACTGTAAACCCGATTAAATTTGGCACTGATGGCTGGCGAGGTTTAATCGCCGCCGATTTCACTTTTGAGCGTGTGACGATGCTCGCTCCCCTAGCAGCAAAGGTTTTGGCAGATAATTATGGCGATGCTGCTGGCAATAATAAGATTATTGTTGGCTACGATCGCCGCTTTCTGGCTGAAGAGTTTGCTCTGGCAACCGCAGAAGCTACTCAGGCTGCTGGTTTTGATGTGCTTTTGTCCCAAAGTTATGCTCCGACTCCGGCTTTTAGTTGGGCGGCTATGGCTGAACGGGCTTTGGGGGCTTTGGTGATTACGGCTAGTCATAATCCTCCTGGTTATTTGGGGTTGAAGGTTAAAGGTGCTTTCGGTGGTTCGGTTTCTCCGGAAGTTACGAAGCAAATTGAGGCGCTTTTGTCAAGACCTCAACCGTCAAGAAAATATTCTGGTAGTTTGCAGAAGTTTGAACCTTGGTCGAGTTATTGTGAGGGTTTGCGTAAGAAGGTGAAAATTGAGGCGATTCAAGAGGCGATCGCCTATGGAAAGTTACAGATATTTGCTGATGTGATGCACGGTGCAGCCGCAACAGGGTTAAATCGTTTGTTGGGAATGGAGATTGAGGAGATCAACGGCGATCGCGATCCTTTGTTTGGTGGTGGCGCGCCGGAACCTTTACCTCGTCATCTATCGGCTTTATTTCGGAAAATTCGCAGTGCAGCCCGCAATGAGGCAGATGGTTTGCGAGTAGGATTTGTCTTTGATGGGGATAGCGATCGCATTGCGGCTGTGGATGGACAAGGTAATTTTCTCAGTTCCCAAGTTTTAATCCCGATTTTGATCGCTCACTTGGCAAAACGCCGCAAAATGACGGGAGAAGTGGTTAAAACGGTGAGTGGTTCGGATATAATTCCTCGTCTGGCTGAGTTATATGGCTTGCCTCTACATCAAACACCAATTGGTTATAAATATATTGCCGATCGAATGCAAACGACTCAAGTGTTAGTAGGTGGCGAAGAGTCGGGTGGTATAGGTTATGGAAATCATATTCCCGAACGAGACGCTTTGATGTCAGCACTTTATTTATTAGAAGCGATCGTTGAATCTGGGAAAGATTTAGGCGCACTTTACGCACAGTTACAGGAAAAAACTAACTTTAATTTTGCTTACGATCGCCTTGACTTACCTTTAGCGAGTATGGATGTACGCGGGAAGTTACTCGCACGGTTACAAAACGAACCCATGAAAACTGTAGCAGGTAAGCAAGTAATTGACTGTCTCGACATCGATGGCTATAAGTTTCGTTTAGCGGATAATAGTTGGTTATTGATTCGCTTTAGCGGTACTGAACCAGTTTTACGCTTGTATTGTGAAGCACCAAATTTAACTGAAGTCCGGAAAACTTTAACTTGGGCAAAAAATTGGGCAAACTCTTGA
- a CDS encoding nuclear transport factor 2 family protein: MINDYKYLNFFGKLIRVTLVTLVIYGLILPTSIVCAKNLATLPFLELNIHYLIARQVNGWETANADQIIADFAENGLFIVPGSTSQGKQAIKQAVENYFANYTDTKITVKRIVFNGKDGAVEWDWQQKKKETGEISLAEDAIIFELENGKIQYWREYIDTKSSG, from the coding sequence ATGATTAATGATTACAAATATCTAAATTTTTTCGGCAAATTGATAAGAGTTACTTTAGTTACTCTCGTCATTTATGGTTTAATCTTGCCCACAAGCATAGTTTGTGCTAAAAATTTAGCAACTTTGCCGTTTCTAGAACTAAACATTCACTACTTGATTGCAAGGCAAGTAAATGGTTGGGAAACTGCCAATGCTGACCAAATTATTGCTGATTTTGCAGAAAATGGTCTTTTTATCGTTCCTGGTTCTACATCTCAAGGAAAGCAAGCAATTAAACAAGCAGTAGAAAATTATTTTGCTAACTACACCGATACTAAAATAACAGTAAAAAGAATTGTTTTCAATGGTAAGGATGGTGCTGTGGAGTGGGATTGGCAGCAAAAGAAGAAAGAAACCGGAGAAATTTCTCTAGCTGAAGATGCCATTATTTTCGAGCTTGAAAATGGCAAAATTCAATATTGGCGAGAATACATTGATACTAAATCTTCTGGTTAG
- a CDS encoding YdcF family protein codes for MSKLLPLFIYPLGLACLLLIMALVMWWRRSRWTPIPISLALLILWVASSGWMSAALVRSLEWQNIPRGELPTAEAIVLLGGATKPPTPPRPMVDVKDEGDRVLYAAKLYQEQKAPIIVAAGGRIDWRDGGQSEAEDMAELLKMMGVPSRAIILEPDSLNTYENAVNVRKILEDRGIKRVLLVTSAIHMPRSVLIFQRQNFEVIPAPCDFLIAKPSGQRTTEGTILNLIPDSERLVNSTRAMKEYIGMVIYRLRGWL; via the coding sequence TTGTCAAAGCTACTACCGTTATTTATTTATCCTTTAGGATTAGCTTGTTTGTTGCTAATTATGGCTTTAGTGATGTGGTGGCGAAGATCGCGTTGGACACCGATACCTATATCATTAGCATTGTTAATTCTCTGGGTAGCTAGTAGCGGTTGGATGAGTGCTGCATTAGTGCGATCGCTGGAATGGCAAAATATTCCTAGAGGTGAGTTACCCACAGCAGAAGCGATCGTTTTATTAGGAGGTGCGACGAAACCGCCGACTCCACCACGACCAATGGTAGATGTAAAAGATGAAGGCGATCGCGTACTTTATGCGGCTAAACTATACCAAGAGCAAAAAGCACCGATAATTGTTGCGGCTGGAGGTCGTATTGATTGGCGTGATGGCGGACAATCAGAAGCAGAAGATATGGCAGAATTGCTCAAAATGATGGGGGTTCCCAGTCGAGCTATTATCCTAGAACCAGATTCATTGAATACTTATGAAAATGCGGTTAACGTGCGGAAAATTCTTGAAGATCGAGGCATTAAACGAGTATTGTTAGTAACCTCTGCTATTCATATGCCTCGAAGTGTGTTAATTTTTCAACGTCAAAATTTTGAAGTTATTCCCGCACCTTGTGACTTTCTCATCGCTAAACCAAGTGGACAAAGAACTACTGAAGGAACAATTCTCAATTTAATTCCTGATAGCGAGAGGCTTGTTAATAGTACTAGAGCAATGAAAGAATACATTGGAATGGTAATTTATCGTCTCCGGGGTTGGCTGTAG
- the rdgB gene encoding RdgB/HAM1 family non-canonical purine NTP pyrophosphatase, with product MKKLIVATGNPGKVREMQEYLTDLPIKLQLKPDELDIAETGETFLANARLKASQIAKATGEWAIADDSGLEVEALNGAPGIYSARYGKTDQDRIERLLNELGEANNRQAQFVCAIAVARRDGEVVLETEGICRGEILQTPQGKGGFGYDPIFYVPEHQMTFAQMSPEVKNKISHRGKAFEALLPKLATMILKSDHT from the coding sequence ATGAAAAAACTAATCGTAGCAACGGGAAATCCAGGTAAAGTGCGGGAAATGCAGGAATACTTAACAGATTTACCCATTAAGTTGCAACTGAAGCCAGATGAGCTAGATATTGCCGAAACAGGCGAGACTTTTTTAGCGAATGCTCGTTTGAAAGCTTCCCAGATTGCCAAAGCAACGGGAGAATGGGCGATCGCCGATGACTCAGGCTTAGAGGTAGAGGCTCTAAATGGCGCTCCAGGCATTTATTCGGCTCGTTATGGTAAAACAGACCAAGATCGGATCGAACGGCTGTTAAATGAGCTAGGAGAGGCAAATAATCGCCAAGCCCAGTTTGTTTGCGCGATCGCTGTTGCTCGTCGGGATGGCGAAGTTGTCTTAGAAACTGAAGGTATCTGTCGAGGCGAAATTCTCCAAACTCCTCAAGGTAAAGGTGGCTTTGGCTACGACCCCATTTTTTATGTTCCAGAACACCAAATGACTTTTGCACAAATGTCACCAGAAGTCAAGAACAAAATTAGTCATCGAGGTAAAGCCTTCGAGGCATTATTACCGAAATTAGCCACCATGATTTTGAAGAGCGACCACACATAA
- a CDS encoding P-II family nitrogen regulator has translation MKKVEAIIRPFKLDEVKIALVNAGIVGMTVSEVRGFGRQKGQTERYRGSEYTVEFLQKLKIEIVVEDDQVDMVVDKVIAAARTGEIGDGKIFITPVDQIIRIRTGEKNLEAV, from the coding sequence TTGAAAAAAGTCGAAGCTATTATCCGTCCCTTTAAACTAGACGAAGTCAAAATCGCACTCGTCAATGCTGGTATCGTCGGAATGACTGTCTCGGAAGTCCGGGGTTTCGGACGACAAAAGGGTCAAACAGAACGCTATCGTGGTTCTGAGTATACCGTCGAGTTTCTCCAAAAGCTCAAAATCGAGATTGTCGTTGAAGACGATCAAGTCGATATGGTAGTTGATAAAGTTATCGCCGCCGCTCGCACTGGAGAAATTGGCGACGGTAAAATCTTTATTACTCCTGTGGATCAAATTATCCGCATTCGTACTGGAGAAAAAAATTTGGAGGCTGTGTAA
- a CDS encoding valine--pyruvate transaminase gives MEPALSQIGVQMSSLTGVRAIMKDIIETLRAGKGREFINLSAGNPVILPEVEQLWRDCTAELLASPEYGEVVCRYGTSQGYEPLIAAIVADFNRRYGLELSDRHVLITPGSQSIYFYAANAFGGKTIDGELKQVVLPLSPDYTGYGGVSLTPDAVIAYQPTLDLDEEAHRFKYRPDFSQLEITQKTGCVIFSRPCNPTGNVLSDAEVRKIASLAAPYNVPVLVDSAYAPPFPALNFRSMTPIFGGNIVHCLSLSKAGLPGERIGVAIGEPEILKVLESFQTNACIHSPRYGQAIAARAIASGKLADISINIIRPYYQQKFAVLEATLSETMSQDIPWFLHLGEGAIFAWLWFQDLPITDWEFYQQLKEFEVIAVPGSSFFPGLRENWQHKHQCLRISLTASNEEIVTGMQRLAELTNHVYQSSMIKA, from the coding sequence ATGGAACCTGCTTTATCTCAAATTGGTGTCCAGATGTCCAGTTTAACTGGAGTCCGGGCGATTATGAAAGATATTATCGAAACTTTACGGGCTGGTAAAGGACGAGAATTTATTAATTTGAGTGCTGGTAATCCGGTTATTTTACCAGAGGTTGAGCAATTGTGGCGCGATTGTACGGCTGAGTTACTTGCTTCCCCCGAATATGGTGAGGTGGTGTGTCGTTATGGTACTTCTCAAGGATATGAACCTTTAATTGCCGCAATTGTTGCTGATTTTAATCGTCGTTATGGGTTAGAGTTGAGCGATCGCCATGTTCTCATTACTCCTGGGTCGCAGTCAATCTATTTTTATGCGGCTAATGCTTTTGGTGGTAAAACTATTGATGGTGAGTTGAAGCAGGTTGTTTTACCTCTGAGTCCTGATTATACTGGTTATGGTGGGGTGAGTTTAACTCCGGATGCGGTAATAGCTTATCAACCTACTCTCGATCTTGATGAGGAAGCCCATCGTTTTAAGTATCGCCCAGATTTTAGCCAATTGGAAATTACTCAGAAGACGGGTTGTGTAATTTTTTCTCGTCCCTGTAATCCTACAGGTAATGTACTTTCTGATGCGGAAGTACGCAAAATTGCTAGTTTGGCTGCACCTTATAATGTACCAGTTTTGGTGGATTCTGCTTATGCGCCGCCTTTTCCTGCACTGAATTTCAGGTCAATGACACCGATTTTTGGTGGTAATATCGTCCATTGTCTGAGTTTATCAAAAGCTGGCTTGCCTGGGGAACGAATTGGGGTGGCAATTGGGGAACCGGAAATACTCAAGGTGTTAGAATCTTTTCAGACTAATGCTTGTATTCATTCACCAAGATATGGACAAGCGATCGCGGCAAGAGCGATCGCCTCTGGTAAACTAGCTGATATTTCGATTAATATTATTCGTCCTTATTACCAGCAAAAGTTCGCGGTTTTAGAAGCTACGCTGTCAGAAACTATGTCCCAAGATATACCTTGGTTTTTACATCTAGGTGAAGGGGCGATTTTTGCTTGGTTATGGTTTCAAGATTTACCGATAACTGACTGGGAATTTTATCAGCAGCTAAAAGAGTTTGAAGTGATTGCGGTTCCCGGTAGTTCTTTCTTCCCTGGTTTGCGAGAAAATTGGCAACATAAACATCAATGTCTCCGTATTAGTCTGACTGCTAGTAATGAAGAAATTGTTACAGGAATGCAGCGTTTAGCGGAATTGACAAATCACGTTTATCAAAGTTCGATGATTAAGGCTTAA
- a CDS encoding ferredoxin-thioredoxin reductase variable chain codes for MKVGDRVRVIDSVIVYHHPEHRKEPFDIKGMEGEVTAIILEWQGRPVSANLPIQVQFTKKFKAHLRQNELEVI; via the coding sequence ATGAAAGTTGGCGATCGCGTCCGTGTCATTGACTCTGTTATCGTTTACCACCATCCTGAACACAGAAAAGAACCCTTCGATATCAAAGGTATGGAAGGAGAAGTAACTGCAATTATTCTCGAATGGCAAGGAAGACCAGTTAGCGCCAATCTTCCCATTCAAGTCCAGTTCACAAAAAAATTCAAAGCTCATTTACGACAAAATGAACTGGAGGTCATTTAA
- a CDS encoding pentapeptide repeat-containing protein — MRELNVKDLLEQYARGQRNFSQVNLSNADLFEAKLPEINLAGSDLTQAYLPYANLKNATLERSQLQACELSDAQLYQSNLSDANLSGANLSRANLRYANLQGANLKGANLQRCDLFGADLSNADLTEANLTRANLARANLSCSRLVGANLFRARNVDLSEAQIDSSTINPDGYPTNQT; from the coding sequence ATGCGAGAGCTAAATGTAAAAGATTTACTGGAACAATATGCCAGAGGACAACGAAATTTCAGTCAAGTCAATCTCAGCAACGCTGACCTTTTTGAAGCTAAACTCCCAGAAATAAATCTAGCGGGTAGCGATTTAACACAAGCTTATTTACCCTATGCTAACTTGAAAAACGCTACTTTAGAACGCTCGCAACTTCAGGCTTGCGAGTTAAGCGATGCTCAACTTTACCAAAGTAACTTATCAGATGCTAACTTGAGTGGAGCAAACTTGTCTAGAGCAAATCTCCGCTACGCTAACTTACAAGGAGCTAACCTGAAAGGTGCTAATTTACAAAGATGTGATTTATTTGGAGCCGACCTCAGTAATGCTGACTTGACTGAAGCAAATTTAACTAGAGCCAACTTAGCTCGGGCAAATCTAAGTTGCTCTCGATTAGTCGGTGCTAACTTATTCCGCGCTCGCAATGTTGACTTATCCGAGGCGCAAATAGACTCAAGCACAATTAATCCCGATGGTTATCCGACCAATCAAACTTAA
- a CDS encoding SagB/ThcOx family dehydrogenase has protein sequence MAEFSGSIAKHYHERTKYDPETIAQKNKTLDWEKQPVPFKEYKIGQTFDLKPYLTDEELDSQWRRLSKLLFCSYGLTAKMATMFGSPLYLRAAPSAGGLYPVEVYLLSRGTDLLPPGLYNYQPQTHTLVHFWESEIWADLQAACFQHPALEKTKLAIATSAIFYRSAWRYEDRAYRRIFLDTGHILGNIELACAINSYRPYPIGGFNDEAIDKLLYLNSNEEGVMTVIPLLDLQNDTQKVFSATTALPSEVTTDYQVVPDGELLGYFHQKTQIDRVLEPLNKEEKGELFLEDKYNFPFCTKISTKITPIDWQENLSGIENTILKRRSTRAYTGANLTLLELNALLNFTYQPQDYARQGLDGSPDYFDLSLLETFVAVSGVDGLEEGCYYYAPKAQELRQIRFKNFRRELHYLCLGQDLGRDAGAVIFHTADLKLAISKYGDRVYRYLHLDAGHLGQRLNLAAIYLDLGVSGIGGFFDDQVNEVLGIPADEAVIYITTLGRPRRR, from the coding sequence ATGGCAGAATTTTCAGGATCGATTGCAAAGCATTACCACGAGCGAACCAAATACGACCCCGAAACGATCGCCCAAAAAAACAAAACTCTCGACTGGGAAAAGCAGCCAGTACCATTTAAGGAATACAAAATTGGTCAAACCTTCGACCTAAAGCCTTATTTAACGGACGAGGAATTAGATTCACAGTGGCGACGGTTATCGAAGTTGCTCTTTTGCAGCTACGGGTTGACAGCAAAAATGGCGACGATGTTCGGATCGCCATTATATCTGCGGGCTGCACCTTCGGCGGGAGGTTTGTATCCGGTAGAGGTTTATCTGCTTTCTCGCGGAACAGATTTATTACCGCCGGGATTGTACAACTATCAACCGCAAACTCATACCTTAGTTCATTTTTGGGAAAGCGAGATTTGGGCTGATTTACAAGCAGCTTGTTTTCAACATCCAGCATTAGAAAAGACTAAATTAGCGATCGCCACAAGTGCTATTTTTTATCGTTCGGCTTGGCGTTATGAAGATCGAGCTTATCGACGGATTTTCCTGGATACAGGACATATCTTGGGCAATATTGAGTTAGCTTGTGCAATTAATAGTTATCGCCCCTACCCGATCGGTGGTTTTAATGATGAAGCAATCGATAAGTTGCTTTATCTCAACTCTAATGAAGAAGGAGTAATGACAGTCATTCCTTTACTAGATTTACAAAATGACACCCAAAAAGTATTTTCCGCAACGACAGCTTTACCCTCTGAAGTCACAACAGATTATCAAGTTGTTCCTGATGGAGAGTTGTTAGGTTATTTTCACCAAAAAACACAGATCGATCGGGTTTTAGAGCCACTTAATAAAGAAGAGAAAGGAGAATTATTTTTAGAAGATAAATATAATTTTCCCTTCTGTACGAAAATTTCTACTAAAATTACTCCCATTGATTGGCAAGAAAATTTATCGGGAATAGAAAATACCATTCTCAAGCGACGTTCGACTCGTGCTTACACGGGTGCTAACTTAACTTTATTAGAGTTAAATGCTTTGTTGAATTTTACTTATCAGCCTCAAGATTATGCCAGACAAGGTTTAGATGGTTCGCCAGATTATTTCGATCTGTCCTTATTGGAAACCTTCGTAGCTGTTTCGGGAGTAGATGGTTTAGAAGAAGGCTGTTATTATTACGCACCGAAAGCACAAGAATTACGCCAAATTCGCTTTAAGAATTTTCGGCGGGAGTTGCATTATTTGTGTTTGGGACAAGATTTAGGTAGAGATGCAGGGGCAGTAATTTTTCATACAGCCGATTTAAAATTAGCTATATCTAAATATGGCGATCGCGTCTACCGTTATTTACATCTGGATGCGGGACATTTAGGACAGCGTTTGAATCTTGCTGCTATTTATCTCGATTTAGGAGTTAGCGGTATTGGTGGCTTTTTTGATGACCAAGTGAATGAAGTTTTGGGCATTCCGGCTGACGAAGCTGTTATTTATATTACTACCTTGGGTCGTCCACGACGCAGATAG
- a CDS encoding Tab2/Atab2 family RNA-binding protein, which yields MITWQIDFYRRPLKNEAGKPIWELLICSPDGNFIYDAQCSQSQANSDWLVEQLQTAAKGNLPNLIQVFRPQSLSLLKAAGEKLAIEVEATRRVAALKTQLSKRASEYANLDNSTGEVYQPIKIEQPPPQALPENLWGDEWRFAAIPAGEIEAKFKSYPIPIVDLPDALLPLNLGIASTVKIPGVIIYGGRKSMQLACWLAEAKPFALNYIPTVVGESGGLVLETGLCDRWIVATFEDTDVAKAAPFYQQRQQASQGLHFLLVQPDDSGMTYTAFWLLQNE from the coding sequence ATGATAACCTGGCAAATAGACTTTTATCGTCGTCCCCTCAAAAATGAAGCAGGAAAACCCATCTGGGAATTGCTAATTTGTAGCCCAGATGGTAACTTCATCTACGACGCTCAATGTAGCCAATCTCAAGCTAACTCAGACTGGCTAGTAGAACAACTACAAACAGCAGCAAAAGGAAATTTACCCAATCTTATCCAAGTATTTCGTCCCCAAAGCTTAAGTTTACTTAAGGCTGCGGGAGAAAAATTAGCTATTGAAGTAGAAGCTACCAGACGAGTTGCTGCTTTGAAAACTCAATTAAGCAAACGCGCTTCAGAATATGCCAACTTAGATAATTCTACAGGCGAAGTTTACCAACCGATCAAAATTGAACAACCGCCCCCGCAAGCTTTACCAGAAAACCTCTGGGGTGATGAATGGCGTTTTGCAGCAATTCCGGCTGGGGAAATTGAAGCTAAGTTTAAATCTTACCCCATACCTATTGTAGATTTACCTGATGCTCTTTTGCCGCTCAATCTCGGTATTGCTTCCACGGTGAAAATTCCGGGTGTGATTATTTATGGTGGCAGAAAATCGATGCAGTTAGCTTGTTGGTTAGCGGAAGCAAAACCTTTCGCGTTGAATTACATTCCGACGGTGGTGGGAGAGTCAGGAGGTTTAGTCTTAGAGACGGGATTGTGCGATCGCTGGATTGTTGCTACTTTTGAAGATACAGATGTAGCTAAGGCTGCTCCATTTTATCAACAACGTCAGCAAGCTAGCCAAGGATTACATTTTTTACTCGTTCAACCTGATGACTCTGGTATGACTTATACCGCTTTTTGGCTGCTACAAAACGAATAA
- a CDS encoding RNA polymerase sigma factor SigF translates to MLTQTAQQEELKRKSMELLQDYQKSGDPRLRNQILKLNFGLVRKEAHHWVNQCNESYEDLVQVGSIGLLRAIERFDLSKGNAFSSFAIPYVRGEIQHYLRDKSSSLRIPRRWLEIRHSAAAVTRDLREKLNRQPTDVEVAQALEISLKEWQEIKLAYQNREPLSLDVTVGDEEEGSASLGELVPDTHYRSFQLAQEDQIRLEQALVQLENRTREVLEFVFLHDLTHKEAAEILDISVVTVSRRVKKGLSSLKKLMQTEVF, encoded by the coding sequence ATGTTGACTCAAACTGCCCAACAAGAAGAACTAAAGCGCAAAAGCATGGAACTTTTGCAAGACTATCAAAAGTCTGGAGATCCTCGCCTTCGCAACCAAATTTTGAAACTTAATTTTGGCTTGGTGAGGAAGGAAGCTCACCACTGGGTTAATCAATGTAATGAAAGTTACGAAGACTTAGTACAAGTTGGTAGTATTGGTTTACTACGGGCAATCGAACGCTTCGATCTGAGTAAGGGAAATGCTTTTAGTTCTTTTGCTATTCCCTATGTCCGAGGTGAGATTCAACACTATTTGCGCGATAAAAGTAGCTCTCTGAGGATTCCTCGACGTTGGTTGGAAATTCGTCACTCGGCGGCGGCGGTAACGCGAGATTTGCGAGAAAAGTTAAATCGCCAACCTACAGATGTAGAAGTTGCTCAAGCTTTAGAAATTTCCTTGAAAGAGTGGCAAGAAATTAAGCTAGCTTATCAAAATCGCGAACCTCTTAGCTTAGATGTTACTGTCGGTGATGAAGAAGAGGGTAGTGCTAGCTTAGGTGAACTGGTTCCCGATACGCACTATCGTAGTTTTCAGTTAGCACAAGAAGACCAAATTCGACTCGAACAAGCTTTGGTACAACTGGAAAACCGTACTCGCGAAGTTCTCGAATTTGTGTTTTTACACGATCTAACTCACAAAGAAGCAGCCGAAATTTTGGATATTAGTGTGGTAACAGTGTCCCGTCGAGTGAAAAAAGGGTTGAGTTCATTGAAAAAGCTGATGCAAACAGAAGTTTTTTGA